A single window of Anaerolineales bacterium DNA harbors:
- a CDS encoding class I SAM-dependent methyltransferase, translating into MRLLPGRQKSLARRHPWIFAGAIGEVIGSPGSGETVEVLSAAGTWLARGAYSPDSQIRVRVWTWDEAEGVESDFIARRLAASIARRRELALDPALTAYREVHGESDGLPGLIVDRYGPFRVTQFLSAGVEHWRQPILEGLGELGEEGGIYDRSDAPVRSLEGLPARCQAVVGRAPAGPVRIREAGLEFEVDLVAGQKTGFYLDQRDNRARLRRESRLGEVLNCFAYTGGFTVAALAGGAVSVLSVEESAGAITLGKANLSLNGFEAQKADWQQADVFVALRKLRDRG; encoded by the coding sequence GGCGCAATCGGTGAGGTCATCGGAAGCCCGGGCAGCGGAGAGACGGTGGAGGTGCTGTCTGCTGCCGGCACCTGGCTGGCGCGGGGAGCATACTCGCCAGACTCCCAGATTCGGGTCCGGGTGTGGACGTGGGACGAGGCTGAGGGCGTCGAATCGGACTTCATCGCCCGGCGGCTGGCGGCCTCGATCGCCCGTCGCAGAGAACTGGCGCTAGATCCCGCCCTCACAGCCTATCGCGAAGTCCACGGGGAATCGGACGGTCTTCCGGGGTTGATTGTCGACCGCTATGGACCGTTCCGGGTCACGCAGTTCCTTTCGGCGGGCGTAGAGCACTGGCGTCAGCCGATCCTGGAGGGTCTGGGCGAGCTCGGAGAGGAAGGCGGGATCTACGACCGCTCGGATGCGCCGGTTCGAAGCCTGGAAGGCCTGCCGGCTCGCTGCCAGGCTGTGGTTGGGAGGGCTCCTGCCGGCCCGGTCCGGATTCGAGAAGCAGGGCTCGAGTTCGAGGTCGACTTGGTGGCTGGGCAGAAGACCGGCTTCTACCTCGATCAGCGGGACAACCGGGCACGTCTGCGCCGCGAGAGCCGGCTGGGCGAAGTCCTCAACTGCTTTGCCTACACCGGCGGTTTCACCGTTGCCGCGCTGGCTGGGGGCGCGGTGTCAGTGCTCTCCGTCGAGGAATCGGCTGGGGCGATCACCCTGGGGAAGGCCAACCTGAGCCTCAATGGGTTTGAGGCACAGAAGGCGGACTGGCAGCAGGCAGACGTCTTCGTCGCGCTGCGCAAGTTGCGCGACCGGGGC